From one Pseudanabaena sp. BC1403 genomic stretch:
- the ureA gene encoding urease subunit gamma, whose amino-acid sequence MQLTPQEKDKLLIFTAALLAERRKAKGLKLNYPEAIAFITAEIMEGAREGRTVAELMSYGATLLTRDDVMEGISEMIHDVQVEATFPDGTKLVTVHQPIR is encoded by the coding sequence ATGCAGCTAACGCCTCAAGAAAAAGATAAATTGCTAATTTTTACCGCTGCCCTTCTAGCAGAGCGTCGAAAGGCTAAGGGGTTGAAGTTAAATTATCCCGAAGCGATCGCTTTCATTACCGCAGAAATCATGGAAGGAGCAAGAGAAGGTCGGACTGTCGCCGAATTAATGTCCTATGGAGCAACATTGCTCACTCGTGATGATGTGATGGAAGGCATCTCGGAAATGATCCATGATGTGCAAGTGGAAGCAACTTTTCCTGATGGAACTAAGCTTGTAACCGTACATCAACCGATTCGCTAA
- a CDS encoding Uma2 family endonuclease translates to MIAIAETQGSQIKSKLTYEQFVGLRLTDGRYEFVDGEIVKVVNTRQHEDVIAFAYKKFDQEIDKLNLDFVVRQNVSIRTTKSNGAKQSRIPDLSVIDREFWRSNPSDYSPLQKPIQLAVEVTSNNWDDDYIDKFEEYQRLGIPEYWIVDYLAIASREFLGNPKIPTVFVNLLDENGKYQTSKFTGEDKIISRTFPELDLTAAEILNI, encoded by the coding sequence ATGATCGCGATCGCTGAAACACAAGGATCACAAATTAAATCAAAGTTGACTTATGAACAATTTGTAGGGTTACGTCTTACAGATGGTCGTTATGAATTTGTTGATGGAGAGATAGTTAAGGTGGTAAATACCAGACAGCATGAAGATGTTATTGCTTTTGCTTACAAAAAATTTGATCAAGAAATTGATAAATTAAATTTAGATTTTGTAGTACGTCAAAATGTAAGTATAAGAACGACAAAATCTAACGGTGCAAAGCAAAGTAGAATTCCCGATCTTAGTGTCATTGACCGAGAATTTTGGCGATCCAATCCATCTGATTATTCTCCTTTGCAAAAGCCAATTCAATTAGCTGTAGAAGTAACTTCAAATAATTGGGACGATGATTATATTGATAAGTTTGAGGAGTATCAGCGGTTGGGTATTCCTGAATATTGGATTGTGGATTATTTGGCGATCGCTAGTCGTGAGTTTTTAGGTAATCCTAAAATCCCCACTGTATTTGTAAATTTACTTGATGAAAATGGCAAATATCAGACTTCTAAATTTACAGGAGAAGACAAAATTATTTCTCGAACTTTTCCTGAATTAGACTTAACTGCTGCTGAGATTCTAAATATTTAA
- a CDS encoding urease subunit beta has product MIVGEIIALEGDIELNAGREVITLKVGNSGDRPIQVGSHYHFYETNRALIFDRDRAKGTHLDIPAGTSIRFEPGDEKDVNLVPYVGTREIYGFNALVEGKLEN; this is encoded by the coding sequence ATGATTGTTGGTGAAATAATTGCTCTAGAAGGTGATATTGAATTAAATGCTGGGCGCGAGGTGATTACTCTCAAAGTTGGTAATTCAGGCGATCGCCCGATCCAAGTAGGTTCGCATTATCACTTTTATGAGACTAATCGCGCTTTGATATTTGATCGCGATCGCGCTAAGGGCACACACCTTGATATTCCTGCGGGTACTTCTATCCGTTTTGAGCCAGGCGATGAGAAAGATGTAAACCTTGTGCCTTATGTGGGTACTCGCGAGATTTATGGATTTAATGCCTTAGTTGAAGGCAAATTGGAGAATTAA
- the ureC gene encoding urease subunit alpha: MSYRMSRRAYAETYGPTVGDKVRLADTELFIEVERDYTTYGDEVKFGGGKVIRDGMGQSPITNANGAVDVAITNALILDWWGVVKADVGIKDGKIVAIGKAGNPYIQDNVNIIIGAGTEIIAGEGRILTAGGIDSHIHFICPQQIEVAIASGITTMIGGGTGPAVGSNATTCTPGPWNIYRMLQSADAFPMNIGFSGKGNSSKPEGLIEQVEAGVIGLKLHEDWGTTPATIDTCLSVADEYDVQVAIHTDTLNEAGFVEDTIAAFKNRVIHTYHTEGAGGGHAPDIIKICGEANVLPSSTNPTRPYTLNTLDEHLDMLMVCHHLDPSIAEDVAFAESRIRRETIAAEDILHDLGAFSMISSDSQAMGRVGEVIIRTWQTAHKMKVQRGVLSGTGGSVCADNFRAQRYIAKYTINPAITHGISEYVGSIEVGKIADLVLWHPAFFGVKPEMVIKGGFIAWAQMGDANASIPTPQPVYMRPMFGSYGGAIAKTSFTFLSQIAIERGIPSQLALKKQALAVKGTRNISKLDMKLNDALPHMEVDSETYEVRADGELLTCEPASVLPMAQRYFLF, translated from the coding sequence ATGAGTTATAGAATGTCTCGCCGCGCCTATGCGGAAACCTATGGACCTACAGTTGGTGACAAGGTTCGTTTAGCTGATACAGAATTATTTATCGAAGTAGAACGCGACTATACTACCTATGGTGATGAAGTCAAATTTGGTGGTGGCAAGGTGATTCGCGATGGCATGGGACAATCACCAATTACCAATGCCAATGGAGCCGTAGATGTCGCGATTACTAATGCCCTAATTCTTGATTGGTGGGGAGTTGTTAAAGCTGATGTTGGGATTAAAGATGGCAAGATTGTGGCGATCGGTAAGGCGGGAAATCCTTATATTCAGGACAATGTAAATATTATCATCGGCGCTGGAACAGAAATCATTGCAGGAGAAGGTCGCATTCTCACCGCAGGAGGCATTGATAGCCATATCCATTTTATCTGTCCGCAGCAAATCGAAGTAGCGATCGCATCTGGCATCACGACCATGATCGGTGGTGGTACGGGGCCAGCCGTTGGTTCTAATGCTACGACTTGTACTCCAGGCCCTTGGAATATTTATCGGATGTTGCAATCTGCTGATGCCTTTCCGATGAATATAGGATTTTCGGGCAAGGGAAATAGCAGTAAACCTGAGGGCTTAATCGAACAGGTGGAAGCTGGGGTAATCGGTTTGAAACTCCATGAAGATTGGGGAACTACGCCTGCGACTATTGATACTTGCTTAAGTGTTGCTGATGAATATGATGTGCAAGTTGCGATTCATACCGACACACTTAATGAAGCAGGATTTGTGGAAGATACGATCGCAGCATTCAAGAATCGTGTAATTCATACCTATCACACAGAAGGTGCTGGCGGCGGTCATGCTCCTGACATCATCAAAATCTGCGGTGAAGCGAATGTCCTTCCCTCTTCGACTAATCCAACTCGTCCTTACACCTTAAACACCTTAGATGAACATCTAGACATGTTGATGGTTTGTCACCACCTCGATCCTAGTATTGCTGAAGATGTCGCCTTTGCTGAGTCACGCATTCGGCGCGAGACGATCGCCGCCGAAGATATTCTCCATGATCTCGGTGCGTTTAGTATGATTTCCTCTGATTCTCAAGCAATGGGTCGAGTCGGTGAAGTGATCATCAGAACTTGGCAAACTGCGCATAAGATGAAAGTCCAAAGAGGTGTTCTTTCTGGGACTGGAGGATCAGTATGCGCCGACAATTTTCGAGCTCAAAGATATATCGCCAAATATACGATTAATCCTGCTATTACTCATGGTATTTCCGAATATGTCGGCTCCATTGAAGTTGGCAAAATTGCCGATCTAGTTCTTTGGCATCCTGCCTTTTTTGGTGTGAAGCCAGAAATGGTAATTAAGGGCGGTTTTATCGCATGGGCGCAGATGGGTGATGCGAATGCCAGTATTCCTACACCGCAGCCTGTGTATATGCGTCCAATGTTTGGTAGTTATGGTGGTGCGATCGCAAAGACATCTTTCACTTTCCTGTCACAAATTGCGATCGAGCGTGGCATTCCTAGCCAGTTGGCATTGAAGAAACAGGCGCTTGCAGTTAAAGGGACAAGAAATATCAGTAAGCTCGATATGAAACTGAATGATGCTTTGCCGCATATGGAAGTTGATTCAGAAACCTATGAAGTAAGAGCTGATGGTGAATTGTTAACCTGCGAGCCTGCATCAGTGTTGCCAATGGCGCAGCGATATTTCTTGTTCTAA
- a CDS encoding PadR family transcriptional regulator, with amino-acid sequence MALKQTILAFLSRQSLSGYEVAKEFAEGFGSCFWKASQQQIYAELAKLEKQGSVTYEAIPQAGRLDKKIYSITDRGLQELTDWLVQPTEPTAMREDLGVMGLAAHLVPHQVTMREIERRRQLHANMALHVKKMDEHFAKNLESLELKDLYMHLIIRRAIRYQEDWVGWCDEVLEAIAQAVKAQKTSKPKN; translated from the coding sequence ATGGCGCTCAAACAAACCATCCTTGCTTTCCTATCTCGGCAATCCCTCAGTGGCTATGAAGTCGCCAAAGAATTTGCTGAAGGTTTTGGGAGTTGTTTCTGGAAAGCAAGTCAGCAGCAAATTTATGCGGAACTTGCCAAGCTAGAAAAGCAGGGCAGCGTTACCTATGAGGCGATTCCACAGGCAGGCAGGCTGGATAAAAAAATCTATTCCATTACCGATCGCGGACTGCAAGAACTCACCGATTGGCTAGTTCAACCCACTGAGCCAACTGCAATGCGCGAAGATTTAGGCGTAATGGGATTAGCCGCCCATTTAGTTCCCCATCAAGTGACCATGCGCGAAATCGAAAGGCGGCGACAACTCCATGCAAACATGGCACTGCATGTCAAAAAAATGGACGAGCATTTTGCAAAAAATTTGGAATCTCTAGAGCTAAAGGATCTGTATATGCATCTAATTATCCGTCGTGCAATTCGCTACCAAGAAGATTGGGTCGGCTGGTGTGATGAAGTACTAGAGGCGATCGCACAGGCAGTAAAAGCCCAAAAAACTTCAAAACCCAAGAATTGA
- a CDS encoding SDR family oxidoreductase — MQSINSRKQYRASNLTKRYGSWAIVTGASSGIGREIALRLAEAGLNLVLVARSKQVLEQMAVDWRDRYAIEVKILAVDLSMDAGNRIILEETQNLDIGLLVAAAGFGTSGTFLDSPIETEIEMLNVNCRSLLELTWHFGQRFAKRGNGGIVLMSSIVGFQGAPFAAHYAATKAYVQTLAEALYVELAPMGIDVIASAPGPTNSGFASRAGMKLGMALNPVDVAQATLNALGKKPTILPGFISKLLTYSLAFLPRWARVQIMGGVMRDMTKHLRG, encoded by the coding sequence ATGCAGAGTATTAATTCTCGTAAGCAATATCGCGCTAGCAACTTGACTAAGCGATACGGATCTTGGGCGATCGTGACGGGTGCTTCTTCAGGAATCGGGCGCGAGATAGCGCTGAGACTTGCGGAAGCAGGGCTAAATCTGGTTCTAGTTGCGCGGAGTAAACAGGTGTTGGAGCAAATGGCGGTTGATTGGCGCGATCGCTATGCAATCGAGGTAAAGATTCTGGCGGTTGATTTGTCGATGGATGCGGGAAACAGAATCATTTTGGAAGAAACGCAAAATCTAGACATTGGGTTGCTTGTTGCTGCGGCTGGGTTTGGGACTTCGGGTACATTTCTAGATTCTCCAATAGAAACTGAAATAGAAATGCTGAATGTTAATTGCCGATCGCTATTAGAACTAACTTGGCATTTTGGGCAAAGGTTCGCTAAGCGTGGTAATGGCGGCATCGTGCTGATGAGTTCAATTGTCGGCTTTCAAGGAGCACCCTTTGCGGCTCACTATGCCGCGACCAAAGCTTATGTCCAAACCTTAGCCGAAGCCCTATATGTGGAACTTGCACCGATGGGAATTGATGTGATTGCCTCTGCTCCTGGCCCTACTAATAGCGGTTTTGCGTCCCGTGCGGGGATGAAATTGGGAATGGCGTTAAATCCTGTTGATGTGGCTCAGGCAACCCTAAATGCTTTAGGCAAAAAGCCCACCATCCTTCCAGGATTCATCTCAAAACTGCTGACCTATTCCCTTGCATTTTTGCCACGTTGGGCGAGGGTGCAAATTATGGGAGGAGTAATGCGCGATATGACCAAACACCTGAGAGGTTAA